A stretch of the Rhizomicrobium sp. genome encodes the following:
- a CDS encoding M28 family peptidase, whose amino-acid sequence MNRRRLMAFALAALATPATLYAATAPVYPAHPVTSPDIVAADVMARDRALADDVFEGRGPGTPHGEAAAQWIADEMKRIGLKPGNHGSYFQKVPSVSIALDAGQSSLAFETPSGAITPNFPEATVYWTPRYASADVDVKASPLVFVGYGVVAPEYHWDDYAGLDVKGKTVVVLINDPGNEDRPGDPAFFKGRAMTYYGRWTYKYEEAARHGAAAAIIVHETGPAAYGWPVVRNSNSGNKLWLAEKDRNVSRVPIQGWITLDTAHDLFKRAGLDYDALKAAANKPGFKSLAMPGETLEVHAHSTFKLLNTRNVIGVIPGYLHPNDYVLYTAHWDHLGIKPDVAGPDKIYNGAIDNAMGVASILEIGEALAHGKRPQRSIAIIDWTLEEQGLLGSEYFAHHPLWPLNHIVGGVNLDGGLPRGHARDLVLVGNGASEMEDILAGVLKTQNRVISPDPEPEKGGFYRSDHISLSRVGVPMLDPAGASDLVVGGTAAAAALRDDYRINHYHQPSDEFNPNWDLTGVIDDLEALYTLGDTLANSDRWPNWYAGNEFKAIRDKSMAK is encoded by the coding sequence ATGAACCGCCGCCGCCTGATGGCCTTCGCGCTCGCCGCGTTGGCTACACCCGCAACCCTCTATGCCGCAACCGCGCCGGTCTATCCAGCGCATCCGGTCACGAGTCCCGACATCGTCGCCGCCGACGTGATGGCGCGCGACCGGGCGCTGGCTGACGACGTCTTCGAGGGCCGCGGCCCCGGCACGCCGCATGGCGAAGCCGCCGCGCAGTGGATCGCCGACGAGATGAAACGCATCGGCCTCAAGCCCGGCAATCACGGCAGCTATTTCCAGAAAGTGCCTTCGGTCTCCATCGCGCTCGACGCCGGGCAGTCCTCGCTGGCGTTCGAAACGCCGTCCGGTGCGATCACGCCGAACTTTCCCGAAGCGACGGTCTATTGGACGCCGCGCTATGCCTCGGCCGACGTGGATGTGAAAGCGTCACCGCTGGTGTTTGTCGGTTATGGCGTCGTGGCGCCGGAATATCATTGGGACGACTATGCCGGCCTCGACGTGAAGGGCAAGACCGTCGTCGTCCTGATCAACGATCCGGGCAACGAGGACCGCCCCGGCGACCCCGCCTTCTTCAAGGGCCGCGCCATGACCTATTACGGCCGCTGGACCTACAAGTACGAAGAGGCAGCGCGTCACGGCGCCGCCGCGGCGATCATCGTCCACGAGACCGGCCCCGCCGCCTATGGCTGGCCGGTGGTGCGCAATTCCAACTCCGGCAACAAGCTCTGGCTGGCCGAGAAGGACCGCAACGTCTCCCGGGTGCCGATCCAGGGCTGGATCACGCTGGACACCGCGCACGATCTCTTCAAGCGCGCCGGCCTCGATTACGACGCGCTGAAAGCTGCCGCCAACAAGCCCGGCTTCAAGTCGCTCGCAATGCCGGGCGAAACGCTGGAGGTCCACGCCCATTCGACCTTCAAGCTGCTCAACACCCGCAACGTGATCGGCGTGATTCCAGGCTACCTGCATCCCAACGACTATGTGCTCTACACCGCGCATTGGGATCATCTGGGCATCAAGCCCGACGTCGCCGGCCCCGACAAGATCTACAACGGCGCCATCGACAATGCGATGGGCGTCGCCTCGATCCTCGAGATCGGCGAGGCGCTCGCGCACGGCAAGCGGCCCCAGCGCAGCATCGCGATCATCGACTGGACGCTGGAGGAGCAGGGCCTGCTGGGCTCGGAATATTTCGCGCACCACCCGCTCTGGCCGCTCAACCACATCGTCGGCGGCGTGAACCTCGATGGCGGCTTGCCGCGCGGCCATGCCAGGGACCTCGTGCTGGTCGGCAACGGCGCGTCGGAGATGGAGGATATCCTGGCCGGCGTGCTCAAGACCCAGAACCGCGTGATCTCGCCCGATCCCGAGCCGGAGAAGGGCGGCTTCTACCGCTCCGACCACATCTCGCTTTCCAGGGTGGGCGTGCCGATGCTCGATCCCGCCGGCGCCAGCGACCTTGTGGTGGGCGGCACCGCGGCTGCCGCGGCGCTCCGCGACGACTACCGCATCAACCACTATCATCAGCCCTCGGACGAATTCAATCCGAACTGGGACCTCACCGGCGTGATCGACGACCTCGAGGCGCTTTATACGCTGGGCGACACGCTGGCGAACTCCGACCGCTGGCCGAACTGGTACGCCGGCAACGAGTTCAAGGCGATCCGGGACAAGAGCATGGCGAAATAA
- a CDS encoding ATP12 family protein yields MKRFYKQVGVRQVGPHFGITLDERPVKTPNGDILALRSAALADAIAAEWARQGDQIDQRDMPLTGFANTAIDHVRADRATVLRRLADFARHDLVCYRASEPPELAAREAAAWDAPLAWAQARYDIELEVTRGIAAIPQPSAALDGLARHLATRDEFALTALVAAAGNLKSVVLALSLADGRLAAAAAHAAAHIDEDFQAEKWGRDAEAVERQANLLAELDACEQFLRLAAA; encoded by the coding sequence ATGAAGCGCTTCTACAAGCAGGTGGGCGTCCGCCAGGTCGGGCCGCATTTCGGCATCACGCTCGACGAGCGCCCGGTGAAGACGCCGAACGGCGACATCCTCGCGCTGCGCTCCGCCGCGCTCGCCGACGCCATCGCTGCCGAATGGGCCCGCCAGGGCGACCAGATCGACCAGCGCGACATGCCGCTCACCGGCTTCGCCAACACCGCCATCGACCATGTCCGGGCCGACCGCGCCACCGTGCTCAGGCGGCTGGCGGACTTCGCCCGCCACGACCTGGTCTGCTACCGCGCCTCCGAGCCGCCGGAGCTTGCCGCCCGCGAAGCCGCCGCCTGGGACGCGCCGCTCGCCTGGGCCCAGGCCCGCTACGACATCGAGCTCGAGGTGACCCGTGGCATCGCCGCCATCCCGCAGCCGTCGGCTGCATTGGATGGTCTCGCGCGGCATCTTGCGACCCGCGACGAATTCGCCCTGACCGCGCTCGTCGCCGCCGCCGGCAACCTGAAATCGGTGGTGCTCGCATTGTCGCTTGCCGATGGCCGCCTGGCTGCCGCCGCGGCACACGCCGCTGCGCATATCGACGAGGACTTTCAGGCCGAAAAATGGGGCCGCGACGCCGAAGCCGTCGAGCGCCAGGCCAACCTGCTGGCCGAGCTCGACGCCTGCGAGCAATTCCTGCGTCTGGCCGCCGCTTGA
- a CDS encoding prolyl oligopeptidase family serine peptidase, which translates to MKTIVAAGLVCCIVAGAASPLAKEAAPPRLHAWTIAAEVEVARIESIALKGATRVTGYILKRPSIADRKNRYFLYEADPTRGPRLLAASDFLADLAWNPHSGGWTVRGDFGKGVQIYAIDGSHVRPLVVNPQTVSVGGGEGVLPNAVLGPRPTGVLSYGWSPDGSRLWYVKLRLKSAAERQRIEDRGITYDGAVVAGVGTGQTALAATVDGLELRLVEGGRDRLLDFQSLEVAMGGGYFHIGWPDGDHLQFQESVAEGGPMEWQIWRVDVRDGSRVRVPTAAFLDVESVPTPEGFLTVRNVGGKGHLQNIALSGAVVKDYGETDLSYLDPDHFAHTPDYGSFVAEASLPDRVTLTASHLDRLSATLAGITDNMSTCAFNSDLSAGACVRESLTLPPQLVLLSVRDGAVSVLAKPNARYETIAPLRSVAAAWTNKYGGRSEGYVTYPRDYVKGRSYPAIVVSHGGDAKNRFALDWLQWEFPIQVMAERGYFVLSVREPKFDPSVPPPYFPGGIAAGVQKQQAVLLNEAASMEVAPQALIASGDIDPHAVGIAGYSHGAETLTVAIGQSNTFAAASTGDDPGYVAGGYWGGGAFARTWWTGVFGGSPLDPANLPNYRNLALDARTDRIRTPLLQGKAGTQSPAEFLEAYEAFAAAHIPTELYYYPAESHVIYEPHHRASAMARNLDWFDYWMLGRRDPDPAKAAQYARWDAMALAWPNCDAACRTKLGLKDSSPVP; encoded by the coding sequence ATGAAGACGATCGTTGCGGCCGGCCTCGTCTGCTGCATCGTCGCAGGCGCCGCATCGCCCCTCGCCAAAGAGGCTGCGCCGCCGCGATTGCACGCCTGGACCATCGCGGCCGAGGTGGAGGTCGCCCGTATCGAAAGCATCGCGCTGAAGGGCGCCACGCGCGTCACCGGCTATATCCTGAAGCGGCCCTCGATCGCCGATCGCAAGAACCGTTATTTCCTCTACGAAGCCGATCCGACACGCGGCCCGCGGCTGCTGGCGGCCTCCGACTTCCTGGCCGATCTCGCCTGGAATCCGCATTCCGGCGGCTGGACCGTGCGCGGTGATTTCGGCAAGGGCGTGCAAATCTATGCCATCGACGGCAGTCATGTGCGGCCGCTGGTGGTCAATCCGCAGACCGTGTCGGTGGGGGGCGGCGAGGGTGTGCTTCCGAACGCGGTGCTCGGCCCGCGCCCGACCGGTGTGCTGTCCTACGGCTGGTCGCCGGACGGCAGCAGGCTCTGGTACGTCAAGCTGCGCCTGAAATCGGCGGCCGAGCGCCAGCGGATCGAAGATCGCGGCATCACCTATGACGGCGCGGTCGTCGCCGGCGTCGGCACCGGCCAGACGGCGCTGGCGGCCACCGTCGACGGCCTCGAGCTGCGGCTTGTGGAGGGCGGACGCGACCGCCTGCTCGACTTCCAGTCGCTGGAGGTGGCGATGGGCGGCGGCTATTTCCACATCGGCTGGCCGGACGGCGATCACCTTCAGTTCCAGGAGTCCGTGGCCGAGGGCGGGCCGATGGAATGGCAGATCTGGCGCGTCGATGTGCGTGACGGCTCCCGCGTCCGCGTCCCGACCGCGGCGTTCCTGGACGTCGAGTCGGTGCCGACGCCCGAAGGTTTCCTGACCGTGCGCAATGTCGGCGGCAAGGGGCATCTTCAGAACATCGCGCTCTCCGGCGCGGTGGTGAAGGATTACGGCGAGACCGATCTGTCCTATCTCGATCCCGACCATTTCGCCCACACGCCCGATTACGGAAGCTTCGTTGCCGAGGCGAGCCTGCCGGATCGCGTGACGCTGACCGCCAGCCATCTCGACCGCCTGAGCGCCACGCTCGCCGGCATCACCGACAATATGAGCACCTGCGCCTTCAACAGCGATCTCAGCGCCGGCGCCTGCGTGCGCGAGAGCCTGACGCTGCCGCCGCAGCTCGTCCTGCTGTCGGTGCGCGACGGCGCGGTGAGCGTGCTCGCCAAGCCCAATGCGCGCTACGAGACCATTGCGCCGCTGAGGTCGGTGGCGGCCGCCTGGACCAACAAATATGGCGGCAGGAGCGAAGGCTACGTCACCTATCCGCGCGATTACGTGAAAGGCCGCTCCTATCCCGCCATCGTCGTCAGCCACGGCGGCGACGCCAAGAACCGCTTCGCGCTCGACTGGCTGCAATGGGAATTCCCCATCCAGGTGATGGCGGAACGCGGCTATTTCGTGCTCTCGGTGCGCGAGCCGAAATTCGACCCCAGCGTCCCGCCGCCTTACTTTCCCGGTGGCATCGCGGCGGGCGTGCAGAAGCAGCAGGCCGTGCTGCTCAACGAAGCCGCCAGCATGGAGGTCGCGCCACAGGCGCTGATCGCGTCGGGCGACATCGATCCGCACGCGGTGGGGATCGCCGGCTACAGCCATGGCGCGGAGACGCTGACCGTCGCCATCGGCCAATCCAACACCTTTGCGGCGGCGAGCACCGGCGACGATCCCGGCTATGTCGCGGGCGGCTACTGGGGCGGCGGCGCCTTTGCGCGCACCTGGTGGACGGGGGTATTCGGCGGCTCGCCGCTCGATCCGGCGAACCTGCCCAACTATCGCAACCTGGCGCTCGATGCGCGCACCGACCGGATCCGCACGCCGCTGCTGCAAGGCAAGGCGGGCACCCAATCGCCGGCGGAATTCCTCGAGGCCTATGAGGCCTTCGCCGCGGCCCACATCCCCACCGAGCTTTATTACTACCCGGCCGAGTCGCATGTGATCTACGAGCCGCACCACCGCGCCTCGGCGATGGCGCGCAATCTCGATTGGTTCGATTACTGGATGCTCGGCCGGCGCGATCCCGATCCGGCCAAAGCGGCGCAATATGCCCGCTGGGACGCGATGGCGTTGGCCTGGCCGAACTGCGATGCGGCGTGCAGGACGAAGCTGGGCTTGAAGGATTCCTCGCCGGTGCCCTGA
- a CDS encoding cupin domain-containing protein, producing the protein MKTRPTFLKNWRALEPPQPHKAGTGENFGYPASFAAAGGLSRLKIMHLRLPPGTRATVPGAYRDEEEFFFVLEGAPDLWLDGHLHPLKEGDGAAFNDRTGIAHTLINNTDRDVRLFVFGEATRMQSKFACPLPQDEAANDLLRRMDKFWSGAPKHKLGPNSGRPGDTAGKRRSRPDYVANWRDILGKDEDGYPNSTEKHGIDAAFGRRARFSRIGIHFEILPAGRRTSWPHAERDEEEFVYVVAGTVDGWINGYLHRMGEGDFVGFEARTDICHVVINNSDADALLLVGAEASRTRNQFWYPFHPHRDKETGELFWQDHPKPKLGPHDGLPDALRVRLPAAVRKDPIKANRAAMTLKPEKARR; encoded by the coding sequence ATGAAGACCCGTCCGACTTTCCTCAAGAACTGGCGCGCGCTCGAGCCGCCCCAGCCGCACAAGGCCGGCACCGGCGAGAACTTCGGCTATCCCGCGTCCTTCGCCGCCGCCGGCGGGCTGTCGCGTCTCAAGATCATGCATCTGCGCCTGCCGCCCGGCACCCGCGCCACCGTGCCCGGCGCCTATCGCGACGAGGAGGAGTTCTTCTTCGTTCTCGAAGGCGCGCCCGACCTGTGGCTCGACGGCCATCTCCATCCGCTGAAGGAGGGTGACGGCGCCGCCTTCAACGACCGCACCGGCATCGCGCACACGCTGATCAACAACACCGACCGGGACGTCCGGCTGTTCGTCTTCGGCGAAGCGACGCGGATGCAGTCGAAATTCGCTTGTCCGCTGCCGCAGGACGAGGCGGCAAACGATCTCCTGCGCCGGATGGACAAGTTCTGGAGCGGCGCACCGAAGCATAAGCTCGGCCCCAACTCGGGCCGCCCCGGCGACACCGCCGGCAAGCGCCGTTCGCGGCCCGACTACGTCGCGAACTGGCGCGACATCCTGGGCAAGGACGAAGATGGCTATCCGAACAGCACCGAGAAGCACGGCATCGACGCCGCGTTCGGCCGCCGCGCCCGCTTCTCGCGCATCGGCATCCATTTCGAGATCCTGCCCGCCGGCCGCCGCACCTCCTGGCCCCACGCCGAGCGCGACGAGGAGGAGTTCGTCTATGTCGTCGCCGGCACGGTCGATGGCTGGATCAACGGTTATCTCCATCGGATGGGGGAGGGCGATTTCGTCGGCTTCGAGGCCCGCACCGACATCTGCCATGTGGTAATCAACAACAGCGATGCCGATGCGCTGCTGCTGGTCGGCGCCGAAGCGTCGCGCACGCGCAACCAGTTCTGGTATCCCTTCCATCCGCACCGCGACAAGGAAACCGGCGAGCTCTTCTGGCAGGATCACCCCAAGCCAAAGCTCGGCCCGCATGACGGCCTCCCGGACGCCCTGCGCGTCCGCCTCCCCGCCGCCGTCCGCAAAGACCCCATCAAGGCCAACCGCGCGGCGATGACGCTGAAGCCTGAGAAAGCCCGTCGATGA
- a CDS encoding RluA family pseudouridine synthase, translating to MTDTARIAHDEDGIRVDRWFKRHYPALTHGRLEKLLRTGQVRLDGKRVKAADRVGSGQTMRLPPQVVHGDLTEKPKVKTQAPVRGSLEDLVIYMDKNVIVLNKPSGLATQGGSGLTQHVDGMLDSLAFEKKTRPKLVHRLDRDTSGVLLIARTAPAASELSRALATRDAQKIYWALVKGVPKVRRGTIKAALAKEGGHGPHGHDERMTTVDAADEGAKDAVTDFVVLDTAGAEFAWLAVKPLTGRTHQIRVHLASIGTPIVGDFKYGGTDVRGIGEIENRLHLHARSIDIMRPDGGRLHADAPLPPHMVRSWELLGFNADKAPANPFERKTRKK from the coding sequence ATGACCGACACCGCCCGCATCGCCCATGACGAGGACGGCATCCGGGTCGACCGCTGGTTCAAGCGGCACTATCCCGCGCTCACCCATGGCCGGCTGGAGAAGCTGCTGCGCACCGGCCAGGTCCGGCTCGACGGCAAGCGCGTCAAGGCGGCTGACCGCGTCGGTTCCGGCCAGACCATGCGCCTGCCGCCCCAGGTGGTGCACGGCGACCTCACCGAAAAGCCCAAGGTAAAGACCCAGGCGCCGGTGCGCGGCAGCCTGGAGGACCTCGTCATCTACATGGACAAGAACGTCATCGTGCTGAACAAACCCTCGGGCCTCGCCACGCAGGGTGGCAGCGGGCTGACGCAGCATGTCGACGGCATGCTCGACAGTCTGGCCTTCGAGAAGAAGACGCGTCCGAAGCTGGTGCATCGCCTGGACCGCGACACCTCCGGCGTGCTGCTCATCGCCCGCACCGCGCCTGCCGCCTCCGAGCTGTCGCGCGCCCTTGCCACCCGCGACGCGCAGAAGATCTACTGGGCCCTCGTCAAGGGCGTGCCCAAGGTCAGGCGCGGCACCATCAAGGCGGCGCTCGCGAAAGAGGGCGGCCACGGCCCGCATGGCCATGACGAGCGCATGACCACGGTCGACGCCGCCGATGAAGGCGCCAAGGACGCGGTCACCGATTTCGTGGTGCTCGACACCGCGGGCGCGGAATTCGCCTGGCTCGCCGTCAAGCCGCTCACCGGCCGCACCCACCAGATCCGCGTCCATCTGGCTTCCATCGGCACGCCCATCGTGGGCGACTTCAAATATGGCGGCACCGACGTGCGCGGCATCGGCGAGATCGAGAACCGCCTCCACCTCCACGCGCGCTCGATAGACATCATGCGCCCCGACGGCGGCCGCCTGCATGCTGACGCACCCTTGCCGCCGCATATGGTCAGATCCTGGGAGCTGCTGGGCTTCAATGCCGACAAGGCGCCGGCGAACCCGTTCGAACGCAAGACCAGGAAGAAATGA
- a CDS encoding acyl-CoA carboxylase subunit beta yields MKHVVQELEARRAKARLGGGQARIESQHARGKLTARERVELLLDANSFEEFDMFVESRSVDFDADKNRFPGDGVVTGWGTINGRMVYVFAKDFTVLGGSTSEWHAQKICKIQDMAMQNGAPLIGLFDSGGARIQEGVGSLAAYGEVFKRNVLASGVVPQLSVIMGPCAGGDVYSPAMTDFIFMVRDTSYMFITGPEVVKTVTHEDVTPEQLGGAKVHSTKSSVADGAYDNDVICLEEMRRLYDFLPLNNRDKAPAWPTHDDPRREELSLDTLVPENPNKPYDMKELILKVADEGDFFEIGEAFARNIITGFGRIEGSTVGFVANQPMVLAGVLDSDASRKAARFVRFCDCFNIPLITFVDVPGFLPGLAQEHGGIIKHGAKLLFAFTEATVPKVTVITRKAYGGAYDVMASKHMRADVNYAWPSAQIAVMGAKGAVEIIFRNERGNPDAIAERTKEYEDRFLNPFVAASRGYIDDVIRPHSTRWRIARSLRMLKNKQVAQIWKKHDNIPL; encoded by the coding sequence ATGAAACACGTCGTCCAGGAACTCGAAGCCCGCCGCGCCAAGGCCCGTCTCGGCGGCGGCCAGGCCCGCATCGAATCGCAGCACGCCCGCGGCAAGCTCACTGCCCGCGAGCGTGTCGAGCTGCTGCTGGACGCCAATTCCTTCGAGGAGTTCGACATGTTCGTCGAATCCCGCAGTGTCGATTTCGATGCCGACAAGAACCGCTTCCCGGGCGACGGCGTGGTCACCGGCTGGGGCACGATCAACGGCCGCATGGTCTACGTCTTCGCCAAGGATTTCACGGTGCTGGGCGGCTCGACCTCCGAATGGCACGCCCAGAAGATCTGCAAGATCCAGGACATGGCGATGCAGAACGGCGCCCCGCTGATCGGCCTGTTCGATTCCGGCGGCGCCCGCATCCAGGAAGGCGTCGGCTCGCTTGCGGCTTACGGCGAGGTCTTCAAGCGCAACGTCCTCGCCTCGGGCGTGGTGCCGCAGCTTTCCGTCATCATGGGACCCTGCGCCGGCGGCGACGTCTACTCGCCCGCGATGACCGATTTCATCTTCATGGTGCGCGACACCTCCTACATGTTCATCACCGGTCCGGAAGTCGTGAAGACCGTGACGCATGAGGACGTGACGCCCGAGCAGCTCGGCGGCGCCAAGGTCCACTCCACCAAGTCGTCGGTCGCCGACGGCGCCTACGACAACGACGTGATCTGCCTGGAGGAGATGCGCCGGCTCTACGACTTCCTGCCGCTCAACAACCGCGACAAGGCGCCCGCCTGGCCGACCCATGACGACCCCAGGCGCGAGGAGCTCAGCCTCGACACGCTGGTGCCGGAGAACCCCAACAAGCCCTACGACATGAAGGAGCTGATCCTGAAGGTCGCGGACGAGGGCGATTTCTTCGAGATCGGCGAGGCCTTCGCCCGCAACATCATCACCGGCTTCGGCCGCATCGAGGGCTCGACCGTCGGCTTCGTCGCCAACCAGCCCATGGTGCTGGCCGGCGTGCTGGACAGCGACGCCTCCCGCAAGGCCGCCCGTTTCGTGCGCTTCTGCGACTGCTTCAACATCCCGCTCATCACCTTCGTCGACGTCCCGGGCTTCCTGCCGGGTCTGGCGCAGGAGCATGGCGGCATCATCAAGCACGGCGCCAAGCTGCTTTTCGCCTTCACCGAGGCGACGGTGCCGAAGGTGACCGTGATCACCCGCAAGGCCTATGGCGGCGCCTATGACGTGATGGCCTCCAAGCACATGCGCGCCGACGTGAACTACGCCTGGCCGAGCGCCCAGATCGCCGTGATGGGCGCCAAGGGCGCGGTGGAGATCATCTTCCGCAACGAACGCGGCAACCCCGATGCCATCGCCGAGCGCACCAAGGAATACGAAGACCGCTTCTTGAACCCCTTCGTCGCGGCGAGCCGCGGCTATATCGACGACGTTATCCGGCCCCACTCGACGCGCTGGCGCATCGCGCGGTCGCTGCGGATGCTGAAGAACAAGCAGGTCGCGCAGATCTGGAAGAAGCACGACAATATACCGTTGTGA
- a CDS encoding Rid family hydrolase, with translation MSEFINSPAAKAAGLPFSQAVRTNGVLYLSGAIGNLPGKMELVPGGIAAESRQMMENIAAVLKEAGAGFGDVFKCVVYLADMAEWGAFNQVYVPYFEAGRFPARTAIGAQLILGARVEMECWAQG, from the coding sequence GTGTCGGAATTCATCAATTCGCCGGCCGCCAAGGCGGCGGGCTTGCCGTTCAGCCAGGCGGTCCGGACGAACGGCGTGCTCTATCTGTCGGGCGCCATCGGCAACCTGCCCGGCAAGATGGAACTGGTGCCGGGCGGCATCGCGGCGGAGAGCCGGCAGATGATGGAGAACATCGCCGCGGTGCTGAAGGAAGCCGGGGCCGGCTTCGGCGACGTGTTCAAATGCGTGGTCTATCTCGCCGACATGGCGGAATGGGGGGCGTTCAATCAGGTGTATGTGCCGTATTTCGAAGCCGGCCGCTTTCCAGCGCGCACCGCGATCGGGGCGCAGCTCATCCTGGGCGCGCGGGTGGAGATGGAGTGCTGGGCGCAGGGGTGA
- the crcB gene encoding fluoride efflux transporter CrcB → MQFSILLMVALGGALGSLLRYAVASVIQTPAQTGFPWGIFTVNLTGGFAMGVITALMALKLNVSPELRAFMTVGILGGYTTFSTFSLESAVLIERGAYGLAAAYIAGSALLSIAALFAGLWLVRAL, encoded by the coding sequence ATGCAATTCTCCATCCTCCTCATGGTCGCCCTCGGCGGCGCGCTCGGCTCGCTGCTGCGCTACGCCGTGGCGTCCGTGATCCAGACCCCGGCGCAGACCGGCTTTCCCTGGGGCATCTTCACGGTCAACCTCACCGGCGGCTTCGCCATGGGCGTCATCACCGCGCTGATGGCGCTCAAGCTCAACGTCTCGCCCGAGCTGCGGGCCTTCATGACCGTCGGCATCCTGGGCGGCTACACCACCTTCTCGACCTTCTCGCTGGAGAGCGCCGTCCTGATCGAGCGCGGCGCCTACGGCCTCGCGGCGGCCTATATCGCGGGCTCGGCACTGCTCTCCATCGCCGCGCTCTTCGCCGGCCTCTGGCTGGTGCGGGCACTCTGA
- a CDS encoding replication-associated recombination protein A has product MSDLFEAGGLEQDAPRPLADRLRPQVLAEVVGQDHIIGPEGPIGRMIALGRPHSIILWGPPGTGKTTIARLLSTAFKLHFEQLSAVFSGVADLKKTFEAARQRRRMGQGTLLFVDEIHRFNRSQQDSFLPVVEDGTVVLVGATTENPSFELNGALLSRAQVLVLRRLDDAALEELLKRAEVHFGEPLKLTDDARASLRAMADGDGRYLLNLVEEVSTVRTVKPLDPAALVKAVQRRAPLYDKSREEHYNIISALHKSIRGSDPDAALYWLARMLAGGEQPLYIARRLVRAAIEDVGLADPQAVVQALAAKDVFDFLGSPEGELALAQAVVYLASAPKSNAVYVALGAAKRAAQEHGSLMPPAHILNAPTKLMKNLGYGKGYEYDHEAEEGFSGQNYFPDAMTREQFYQPKETGFEREIAKRLDYWAKLRAKKATQA; this is encoded by the coding sequence ATGAGCGATTTGTTCGAAGCCGGCGGATTGGAACAGGACGCGCCACGTCCGCTTGCCGACCGCCTGCGGCCGCAAGTCCTGGCCGAAGTCGTCGGCCAGGACCATATCATCGGACCCGAGGGGCCGATCGGGCGCATGATCGCGCTCGGGCGGCCGCATTCGATCATCCTCTGGGGCCCGCCCGGCACCGGCAAGACCACCATCGCGCGATTGCTCTCCACCGCGTTCAAGCTCCACTTCGAGCAGCTCTCGGCGGTGTTCTCCGGCGTCGCCGACCTCAAGAAGACCTTCGAGGCCGCGCGCCAGCGCCGCCGCATGGGGCAGGGCACGCTGCTCTTCGTCGACGAGATCCACCGCTTCAACCGCAGCCAGCAGGATTCGTTCCTGCCGGTGGTGGAGGACGGCACGGTCGTGCTGGTGGGCGCGACGACGGAGAACCCGTCCTTCGAGCTCAACGGCGCGCTGCTCAGCCGCGCCCAGGTGCTGGTCCTGCGCCGCCTCGACGATGCCGCGCTGGAGGAGCTGCTCAAGCGTGCCGAAGTCCATTTCGGCGAGCCGCTCAAGCTCACCGACGATGCGCGCGCGTCGCTGCGCGCGATGGCGGATGGCGACGGACGCTACCTGCTCAACCTCGTCGAGGAAGTGTCGACCGTCAGGACGGTCAAGCCGCTCGATCCCGCCGCCCTGGTGAAGGCGGTGCAGCGCCGCGCCCCGCTCTACGACAAGAGCCGGGAAGAGCACTACAACATCATCTCCGCGCTGCATAAGTCGATCCGCGGCAGCGATCCCGACGCGGCGCTCTACTGGCTGGCGCGGATGCTGGCCGGCGGCGAGCAGCCGCTCTACATCGCGCGCCGTCTGGTCCGCGCCGCCATCGAGGATGTCGGCCTCGCCGATCCGCAGGCCGTGGTCCAGGCGCTCGCCGCCAAGGACGTCTTCGATTTCCTGGGCTCGCCGGAAGGCGAGCTCGCGCTGGCGCAGGCGGTGGTTTATCTCGCGAGCGCGCCCAAATCCAACGCGGTCTACGTCGCGCTCGGCGCCGCCAAGCGCGCCGCGCAGGAGCACGGCTCGCTGATGCCCCCGGCCCACATCCTCAACGCTCCGACCAAGCTGATGAAGAATCTCGGCTACGGCAAAGGCTACGAATACGACCACGAGGCGGAGGAGGGATTCTCCGGCCAGAACTACTTCCCCGACGCGATGACCCGCGAGCAGTTCTATCAACCCAAGGAAACCGGCTTCGAACGCGAGATCGCCAAGCGATTGGATTATTGGGCGAAGCTGCGGGCGAAGAAGGCAACACAAGCTTAG